In a genomic window of uncultured Flavobacterium sp.:
- a CDS encoding GNAT family N-acetyltransferase, whose product MAQIPSIKTANPSDEKVAAIIEELSINLYLRFGSDGNNSFTDWQYNNPKFVFVIAELEDEVIGCGAIRPINDTIGEVKRMYSKFPGKKIGQTILAFLEEKAKTIGYTDLILETRVKNLEAIQFYQKQEYNTIPNYGKYKDRPEAICLGKSLK is encoded by the coding sequence ATGGCACAAATACCTTCTATAAAAACAGCAAATCCAAGTGATGAAAAAGTCGCTGCAATTATCGAAGAATTGTCCATAAATCTCTATCTTCGTTTTGGAAGCGACGGAAATAATTCGTTTACAGATTGGCAATATAACAATCCCAAATTTGTCTTTGTTATAGCCGAACTTGAAGATGAAGTTATTGGTTGTGGCGCCATCAGACCAATTAATGATACAATTGGTGAAGTAAAACGAATGTATTCAAAATTTCCCGGCAAGAAAATCGGGCAAACAATTTTAGCATTTTTAGAAGAAAAAGCCAAAACAATTGGATATACTGATTTGATTCTGGAAACACGAGTAAAAAATCTGGAAGCAATTCAGTTTTACCAAAAACAAGAATATAACACAATTCCGAATTACGGAAAATATAAAGATCGACCAGAAGCTATTTGTCTTGGAAAATCTCTAAAATAA
- a CDS encoding FMN-binding negative transcriptional regulator, with translation MYTPKIYKDEDPESIRTFLKENSFGILINQTHGKLCATHIPIELEVNADGKEILQGHLSKLNPQAEGFTENDQVLAVFTGPHSYISSSWYDHENVPTWNYIAVHVYGRIKIVDQETTIEQLKKLVDKYEANSVNPVRVEDLSAKTMREARGIFGFEIEIDEIQATKKLSQNRDDHNYKNIISELEKSENPQAIAVAKEMSKCRK, from the coding sequence ATGTACACACCTAAAATATACAAAGACGAAGATCCGGAATCTATCAGAACTTTTTTGAAAGAAAATAGTTTTGGAATTCTGATCAATCAAACTCACGGAAAATTATGCGCAACACATATTCCAATTGAGCTTGAAGTGAATGCTGACGGAAAAGAAATTCTGCAAGGACATCTTTCTAAACTTAATCCGCAAGCAGAAGGTTTTACAGAAAACGATCAGGTTTTAGCAGTATTTACAGGACCGCATAGTTATATTTCTTCGTCTTGGTACGATCATGAAAATGTTCCAACATGGAATTATATAGCCGTACATGTTTATGGACGAATTAAAATTGTTGACCAGGAAACTACTATAGAACAGCTTAAAAAATTGGTTGATAAATACGAAGCCAATTCTGTAAATCCCGTTCGTGTTGAAGATTTATCAGCAAAAACAATGCGCGAAGCCAGAGGAATCTTTGGTTTTGAAATTGAAATCGACGAGATTCAAGCCACCAAAAAACTATCTCAAAACAGAGACGATCATAATTATAAAAATATAATTTCGGAGTTAGAAAAAAGCGAAAACCCTCAGGCTATTGCTGTTGCGAAAGAAATGTCGAAATGCCGAAAGTAA